gtggaggaaaaggaacccttaagcactgctggtgggaatgcaaacaggtgcagccactgtggaagacagtgtggaggctaataatttacaaatagatttaaaattaatctattaatctaatttaaaattaattacaaataaattttaaaaaaatcctaataatttacaaatagaattaccatatgatctggtAATTctactgctaggtatttacccaaaatagAGAAAACCACGAAATCGAACagatatgtgcacccctatgtttactgcagcattatttacaataggcaaattacagaagcagcccaagtgtccactgataaaatgaatagataaagaagaggtggtgcatgcacgcgcgcgcgcacacacacacacacacacacacaccctggaatattactcagccataaaaaagaatgaaatcttgccatgtgcaacatcatggatggatctagaaggtacagtgctaagtaaaatatattagtgAAAGATAATATGATCttactcatctgtgaaatttaggaaacaaaacaaagaaaaaaaaacccagacacttaactatagacaactgatggttaccagaagggaagtaggtggagggatgggcaaaataggtggaGGGGATTAAAAGCACACTTATCACTTATattactgagtaatatatagaattgtccAATCACCCTACTGCACACCTAagactaatataatgctgtatgtaaattatactggaattaatgtttaaaaaatttttaaaaaatcacagggAAAACACACATACAGTACtggactgtatttatttatttatttatttatttatttatttaaagatttatttacttatgatagagagagagagagagaggcagagacacaggaggagggagaagcaggctccatgctgggagcccgacgcgggactccatcccaggactccaggatcacgccctgggccaaaggcaggcgctaaaccgctgagccatccagggattcccccccggactgtatttatttaaaacaatctgTATATTTAAGTGGGGCCCTACAATTCAGTTTCAATGCAGTTCAAACTCAGGTTCTTCAAGGgtcaaatgtatacatatatattaatgaatgaatggtgatTATGAATACTGAGAGTGAAATACCCACTACCAAGGATGGCTTCCCAGCAGGGTCTACTGAAAAATGCCCCTCTCATCCGGGTGATCTGACTATGTGGATGGAGTCACTGGGCTTTCCACCTATCTCATGGACCCCAATATCCAGCACCTGCCCATAACCATCCTGGCACACACAATGCCAGGGTGACTGCCGGAGGCTCCTGGAGGTAAGTCTGTGCAATCCACCTCCCTTCTTCCAACCAGACCTGGACCCTTGTCAGTTCCTCTTGCTGCCACAATAGCCTCCTCCCTCTAGGGCCTGCTCCTGAGCCCTTAAGCTGGATGCAGTACCTGGATAAGCACCAGAAAAGAGGCAATACCTTAAGGAGAACAAGGGACCATCCAGGTCCCTACTGCTATAAATCAACGTCCTTGGAAAGTGGGGATTCTGTCTACATTCATCCATTTACAAGTCCATCTGCAAGCGTATTGAGAAAAACAAGCCCCAAGACCCTGCTCCCAGGAAACGCGCATATAAAACTAGAGAGATGTGGAACTGGATCTACACACATGCGGATTCCTCTGGCCATCATTATAGGTACATTCCTACTACCAATAAGCCCAAAAGGAAAAGACACCACCTCCCAACACCCCAGTACAGCAACCATATTTAGGGTTAGATGGCTTTTGGGTTTCCATGAACCCTTTTTGTAAATTTaaagaggggagggaaggcccCAAAGCAACCAGGGATGTAATTTCTGGAGCAACAGTGCCATCAGGTGGAATCTTTTTGAACAAAGCTTGCAGCATCAGTCTATGTTTCTGCTCAGAAAGGCCCGTGATGGGAGGAAGGATGGGTCTGGGGCACCCACAAGATTCTGGGCTAGACACAGGGAATGGGCACACCTCCAGAATTGGTGGTGAAGCAACACAGGGTAGATGGAGCTGGGCTCACCTAACTAGGAGCCCGTGCTCCAGGCTGTCTACCTCAGGCCTCTAGTCTTCACCAGGCAGTGGGGGCGTGGCCTCAAGAGCTGCCATGTTAAGAGAACAGAGTTGAGGCTCCTACTTCAGGACATGAAGCCCGTGGAGCCTTGCCTTTGATGCAGAGGTGAGCACGTCAGTGTGGGGTCTCAGGGCCATGGGAAACCTAGGACAGGAAGCTTCAGGCTCAAAAAACACATTAACTGGGGAAAGGGTAGCAGGTGGCCACCCTCTCAGGGGCAGCATTTTGCAGGCCAGATGGAAAAGTTTATTATTTGGTATTAGAACCAGACAAGGAAAAGCAATTCAGATTGCAGGTTAGAGCTAGagttatattttttgtcttttgtctccTGATTTAAAATAGCCTGGGTGCCATGCTCCATAGTACCTGAGAATGCCTAACTTGTCATACGTGACACAGGGTGTAGATACTCACTCAGGATATGATGGAATGGGAGAGGAGTAGATGGGACAAGTTTTAGTATATCATTTCCTTGACTCGGTGGATCCAGATTTCTTTTCTGCACTAGTTGTCAGAAATGCTGTAGCCCAGAAACACCCTATTCCTTGGCCTCCCTCCCAGAGTATGGGTATATGACTCAGGTCCTTTTCCTTGAAAAGACTCCTGAGACTTCCCACACATGGTCCACGTTTTGTGGGTACAGCCATTGGCCCTGTCCAGAGGAGCTCACTAAGGACATtttcctcccccccgcccctggccctAAGCTCtgcacccaaggtggggctcaaaatcacaaccctgaaatcaagggttgCATAATCTACTGACTGACCTAGCCAGGCTCCCCAAGACCACTTTAAATTGGGGACCAATCAGATCAAAAGCTGAGACATAGACGCAAGGCGTGGCAAAGAAGGTTGATTCCAAAAGCACAAGCCCACAAAAGCGCAACTAGACAAACATTCAACTGACTTGCAAGCATAAAATGAAGAGGCAAGGAGGTTTCAGCACACTTCCAGCAGGGGTGAAAACAAGGAGTATGTGTGGAGGGAGAAGTAGTACCTGGAGACTTGCTCCCCTACTGACATCGAACAGGTAAGAGCTAAAAGTAAAGTGCATGAACCACCTCAGAGTTTCTGTCCCGAAGGACAATCAGGGTTTAGAAGAAAAGGCTGTGTGTCTGGGAGTATGAGCCTCGATTGTGTCCTGGGCAGACATGCTTGATCTGTGGCCCACTGCGGGGAGAGGAGGATTGGGTTCTCTCAATCCAATAGCTCTGAGTTTTAGGCAGTGTCTTAGGACCTCTTGTTGATTCTCCAGCTGTGAGGGCAAGCATAGGGTTTAGGCCTGGAGAGCTAGGGTGAATGGAAGCCAGgtccattttttcccattccacagTGAGACTCAGGACTTCTTGGGGAAGGTGGCTAAGAAAAGCAAAGAATGCAAATGACCAGCCAGGGTGTCCTCATTACTCtgctccttttctgttttctgctccTAGGGAGGTGGCTCCAGGACCCTGGAGCCAGGCCCATACTAGAAGGCTTGGAGACCCCAGGTGATGATTTATCAGTGTTGATTCCATTTTAGGCTCAGCAGAAGGATGCCTTCAACCCCGAATCCTTACTCCTGAGGGAAGTTTTATTCTGGCCTCTGAGGGCTCTCATTCTATATCAGGTCCCTTTGGCACTGGGTAGTTAGGCTCCATATCTAATCCTGAGTTCAAAAAACGTTTGTCAATTGGCCTGTCTCTACACTGGCAACGGAAGTCCCACTCTACGGCACTCTGTACATTTTGGCTTGGCGTTCAAGTTCCAAGAGAGACATCCAACACACTGTGCCCACACAGGCCAAAGTTGCTTTTGCACTGACGGATAGGTGAATGTGACCAAAGATGCTGGCCAGGGCTCCGACTGAGAGAATTCCTCTAGACTGGCATACACATGGCACCCCCAAGGGTCCTGAAGCCTGGCTTCCCATGTGATGGTAGCCAGGAACCCACGCTCTGATTTTCATTGTGCCGGTCTCTGGAGTTCCCATGGCCTTGGGTTTCGCTTTCCCCAGTGCCTAGTAGAGCTCTTGGCATCCTGGGGACTCTCATCCTTGGCCCACACTTCATTCTTATCACTGCTCCCCAGGAGCAAGGTTGTTGTGATATCCAATTCTTTCTATTGGGAGCAGTATTGCAACAGAAATGCCAAACTATCTCTCCACTCAAAGCCCTCTCACTCTACctatagctaaaaaaaaaaaatcacatagcctcccttaatgaaaaaaatgcaattacTCCACATTGAGACACCGTGGAAATATACAAGAACTGAACTGCAGAAAATTCTTTACATTCTAGGTTTCCTAAGACCTCAAGAAAAAATGCTGACTGTAAGCACAGTATTGTAGTTACCACCAAACCTAGTAGAGGACTATGAACAAGTGAAACTATAAGAAGTCACTGAAAGGCCAGTCTGATCACAAAGTCTCAAAAAAGCAGGCACAAGTACTTTGGGGACCAATGGAAACAGGAGTGTAAACAAGAAGTCCAACAACCCTGTGAAGAAGACGAATGACCAGAAAGACATGCCATTAGTCTCATGAGGGCTCCAAAGTTCAGGAATAAGGAACGGCACACAAGACGCAGTCTGGACACAAAAAGGGAGTACCAAAAAAATTGAGTAATTGACTACATGCCTCGGGAAAGTGAACACTCTAGACACAGAGCAAAGAAAATCAagcatggggaaaaaataaaggacacatgtgattcaaagaaaataagtttttcttaCTCCAACTAACTTGTTGACAAAAGGCAGATAATATCTACAAACATTCTGTGAtcaacaaaataatatttgaagcGCCATGAAAACTACAAGGCCAAAATGTTGTGCACCTAAGGAAAGTGCAGATTACAAAAACGGAGTAAAATTCACAGCCAGAAGGAAGTGCCAATTACACCAATTCCAAacccagaaaaacagaaaaacatgaatATTCAAGCTATTTTAAAACTAAGGACAATAAAGactaatgtaaaacaaaacaaaaatcaagcaTTAactataaggagaaaaaaaggccAGATAATGAGCAAGAAAGCCAGGGAGAGTAGACTCAGACATACAAGAAGCTGAAATGTGTGAGAAGGGGCAACACGCTGCCTCTGGCACGCGGCGACGGCGGCGCGGGGAGACACCCGCGGACGCTCGGGGCCTGCTCGTGGACGCGTGTGGACGGGAAGGCACGACCCATCCCGGACCTTCTTCCACCCGTGTGTGGGCTACCGGGACAGCCGGGGCCTCCACGGAGGTCGGTCCGCGTGATCCAGAGCGGGAGCCTCCTTCGGGGCACTGGACTGGCAGATGCGTGCCTGACTATTGGCCCACGGGGGCAAACGGAGCTGGGCCCCCCAGCCCAGGGGACGGGGCTCCGCTCCCGGGAGCCTCCGAAGCCGGGGCgggtgcttgcttgcttgcttgcttgctcgccCGCGGCCCGTTGGCCCGCGGCCGAACCCGCCACCCgccacccctccaccctcaccccgaGTGGCCCGGCCCTTGACATGAGAGCCGCCCGCCATGTTGGGGCGAGGGACAGCGGACAGGGACACGGGCTTGGCTCCCGAGTCCTCTGGCgtggcctttttttcttctggcagagggcggagggagaggcccTGGGGGAAGGGCGGGCTGGCATTCGCGGTGCAATACTGCCATCAAGCGGAAAGTCCTCGGGGGGATCCGGGAGCCCGgcgccctgctctctctctcccccgcgTGGAGGGGCCCCGGGAGTGACGTGGAGGGAGTCCGGGGACGGAGGGACGTGATGGAGCGCGAGGGAGGTCCGAGGtccgggggcctgggggcctggccgGTCGGGCCCGGGAAGTCCCAAGCCACGTGTGGGCGGGACTGGAGCGGGGTGACGCAGCCACCCGGGCCGGGCCAGGGGGCGCCGGGCCTGTGGCCGCACGTGCCCCTTCTCCCGGGAGCTAGAGCAGGATCCGGGGGGCCGTTGGCCgccagccccctgcagccccgcctACGACCCGCACGGGAACCTGGAGGGCTGCCGCCACTGCTGGTGCGGACGGAGGCGGGGCCCCTGATGTCCCCGTGTCCGGATCGCGGGAAGGGGTACGGGTGTGGAGCCGGGCCACCCGGTGTCAAGGGGGGGTCCTTGAGCGTGCGGCGGTTTTGGGAGGCGGTGGAGGGGtaggggcgggggaggaggtggtggcggAGCTcaccaggaggagcagagagtcccggagggagggacggagggacggGCCCCCGGTgggggcagcagcagcaccagcgggcctcccccccttcctcctcctcctcctcctcctcctcctcctcctcctcctcctcctccgccgccgccgcccccccccccccccccccccgcgtccccTGCCCAAACCCGGCCTGGGCCCACCAAGAGGCTGTTGCCTGACACGGGTACCGGGAAGCGGCACTGCCAAGTCCCGCGCGCGGCTTTCCCCTCTCTGGCGGAGGCCTGGTCCCAGTGTCCCCATTTCCCTCAGCCAAGTCCAGGCCAAGCTGCCGCCGCTCCCGCCACCACCGCTCCCGCCACCACCGCCAgcaccgccaccgccaccacaCCCCCGTcccgtcccgccccgccccgccccgggccaggCCTCTGAGCTAGCCCCGTTTCCCTTTCTGGGCCACCTTCTCCAACGTCCCACCACAGCCCTCAGGGCAACAAGGACAGTCAAGGAACGGCTGCCTGAATCCTGCCTCTGCGTCCCAATGCCAACGCTTGCTCCAGAGCTGGTCATCAACGGACCAGCGTGGAGCGCCTGCCAAAAGGGCCAGGCGCCTCGCGATTGCCAATGGCCCCTTCTGTCCCGCCGGGACACTGGGACTTCACCCCCGGGCCAGGCGTCCCCTGGAAGCCACCGGGCGGCGGCTCAGGGGATCGCCAACGCGTTCCGCTTGATGGCAGTGTTGCACCAGCAATGCCAACCGGCCCTTCCCCCAgggcctctccctccgccctttGCCGAAGAAAAAAGGCCAAGCGCTGGCCACCCGGGCTCCAACATGGCGGCCCCCGTGTCTGGGCCGCTTTCGCTTTAGGGGAGCGCGCCTAAGGCTTCTGAGGCTTCCTAGGCTTCTGAGGCATCGGAGGCCCCCTGGAGCGGAGCCCAGCGGAGCCTCGGTGCCCTCGGCCTCCCCTCGGCCGGCTTTGGGGATCACAACGGTCGGGCGGGGCCCGGCCGGGCCCGCCGTGGGCCTCCGGCGGCGGCGCCGGCCACGGGATCCTGCGAGGCGCCAGCCGCCCTCAGGACCCCCGCAGGCCTCCGGGGGCCCTCGGGAGACACACCGGTCTGGTGGTGGGGCCAGAGccctgcccggcccggcccggcccggcctggcctggcctggccccggcTCAGCGGGCGCccgatcccgggatcaggactcCCCGAGAGGCCGGCCCGACCCCTCAGGCCTCCAGCGGCCGGACCCGGACGGACGCAAAGGTCGGCTCTGGCCGTGGGGTCGACAGTGAGGTCCACGTCCCGCGGCCAGGGGACGGAGGGGTCCCGAGGACCTCGGCCCTTCGCCCGTGATGCGCCCCGCCCCCAACCGCCACGGGAATTGAGGCGTGGATCCAGGCCCACTCGGGTCAGTGTGGAGGGCGGCCCGGAGCCGCAGCACAGACGCCAAAGCGGCCCCGTGCCCGGTGCAGGCGCCCCCTCTGGACGGCTcccaagggaggggaggaagcccaGCGAGGGGGGAACACACCCACGTGTGCCCGGGGTCCCGGGGACCCGTGCCCGTCGCGGCCTAGCGGGCTCAGGCCAGCACACGCCGGACGCTGCTGCTCTTTGCCCTTCTTGCCCATCAATCGGCCCAGATCCTACGGAGAACACCTCAGGGCCCTATCACAGGTGCACCCTGACAACCCGCCTCTTGTGCCAGGGCCCCAGTAGAAGCCAGGAGAACCACATACGCCCCGCCACCCCCGCCACACACGGTCACACGGTCTCTCACTCACAGGCGCTCACGCTCATTC
The window above is part of the Vulpes lagopus strain Blue_001 chromosome X, ASM1834538v1, whole genome shotgun sequence genome. Proteins encoded here:
- the LOC121482626 gene encoding basic proline-rich protein-like; the encoded protein is MEREGGPRSGGLGAWPVGPGKSQATCGRDWSGVTQPPGPGQGAPGLWPHVPLLPGARAGSGGPLAASPLQPRLRPAREPGGLPPLLVRTEAGPLMSPCPDRGKGYGCGAGPPGVKGGSLSVRRFWEAVEGQVQAKLPPLPPPPLPPPPPAPPPPPHPRPVPPRPAPGQASELAPFPFLGHLLQRPTTALRATRTVKERLPESCLCVPMPTLAPELVINGPAWSACQKGQAPRDCQWPLLSRRDTGTSPPGQASPGSHRAAAQGIANAFRLMAVLHQQCQPALPPGPLPPPFAEEKRPSAGHPGSNMAAPVSGPLSL